One part of the Prosthecobacter vanneervenii genome encodes these proteins:
- a CDS encoding ribonucleoside-diphosphate reductase subunit alpha produces MTHAHDLLKEDKALKRYAHHIPQEEKPQFAWSALTAGVAGMPATKPKVRIGSSERDFDVGEIAETVGNAITDLLMVRDQKSEIFNDSNRQLVQAISRAVAEEVAQRTADTGGETPMLNAREIYHVIERALVRHNAHDVARSLAERRKRTENLANIDMHDSGSIQPLMVTTKVIRRNGQLVPWNHNKIEIAVRKAFLSMEMDSTPAVQIAEAVSRSIANEGKQFMHIEDVQNLVEEELMKQGYFKVARAYIQYRALRSNMRTADEQASAILDEQESDQQQTLILVRVSPTETFLWDGQDLKRRIDFASLGLDLCLTRAEIEMELRRSIFSEITVEALKTTIILNARTLMEKDADFAKFAGRMLLTYIYEEVLGWSIVDHGIDQLANFHRRGFRKNLARGIEIERLHPQLLKYDLDKIADALDPAADLDFDFLGIQTLYDRYLIVDKKVKPSKRLETPQLFWMRVAMGLCVQEKENAEEKIIALYRLYKGRRFCSSTPTLFNSGTMHSQLSSCYLYKVDDSIESIMQRGIADNAYLSKWAGGLGGSWTAVRGTGGYIKGTNGESQGVIPFLKLHNDQLIAVNQGGKRRGSGCAYLEIWHNDIEDFLQLRVNTGDERRRTHDLNTANWIPDLFMKRMENRQKWTLFRANETPDLHDLYGSAFEKRYAEYEEMAAKGQIFGRTIEALDLWKKMLKAIFETGHPWITFKDPCNVRSPQDHVGVIHSSNLCTEITLNTSFEETAVCNLGSVLIDNHLDDNGNIDHSKLRETIRVAVRMLDNVIDINYYPTPAAQTANSRHRPIGLGVMGLGYALYRKGLPFASKEAVEFNDEFMEAVAYYAYEASSDLAGEKGTYSTYKGSKWDRGLLPQDTVDLLAKERGVDVEVPRGGKMDWSGLRAKIAKNGMRNSNVLAIAPTATISNIMGSSPCIEPLFTNFYTKSNLSGDFMVLNPYLVKDLKKRGLWNPEIQAKIKYTDGELESIEEIPLDLKRKYATAFGIDWAWLIDAAARRQKWIDQSQSVNLFCGESAMQTLSHMYRAAWRKGLKTTYYLRTRSASNIEKATSEVEKEKRGIVASTQAAAKREYTAEEVMACSIEAMKNGGTCEACQ; encoded by the coding sequence ATGACTCACGCCCACGACCTGCTCAAAGAAGACAAGGCGCTCAAGCGCTACGCTCATCACATCCCACAGGAAGAAAAGCCCCAGTTCGCGTGGAGCGCCCTCACCGCAGGCGTGGCCGGAATGCCCGCCACCAAGCCCAAAGTGCGCATCGGCAGCAGCGAGCGTGACTTCGACGTGGGCGAAATCGCCGAAACGGTGGGCAATGCCATCACCGACCTGCTCATGGTGCGCGATCAGAAAAGCGAGATCTTCAATGACTCCAACCGCCAGCTGGTGCAGGCGATTTCCCGTGCGGTGGCCGAGGAGGTGGCCCAGCGCACGGCAGACACCGGCGGCGAGACCCCCATGCTGAACGCCAGGGAGATCTACCACGTCATTGAGCGTGCCCTGGTGCGCCACAATGCCCACGACGTGGCTCGCAGCCTGGCCGAGCGCCGCAAGCGCACCGAAAACCTGGCCAATATCGACATGCACGATTCCGGCTCCATCCAACCCCTCATGGTCACCACCAAAGTCATCCGCCGCAACGGCCAGCTCGTCCCCTGGAACCACAACAAGATCGAGATCGCCGTCCGCAAGGCCTTCCTCTCCATGGAGATGGACTCCACGCCCGCCGTCCAGATCGCCGAGGCCGTGAGCCGCTCCATCGCCAATGAAGGCAAGCAGTTCATGCACATCGAGGACGTGCAGAATCTCGTCGAAGAAGAGCTCATGAAGCAGGGCTACTTCAAAGTCGCCCGCGCCTACATCCAATACCGCGCCCTGCGCTCCAACATGCGCACCGCAGACGAGCAGGCCTCCGCCATCCTCGACGAGCAGGAGTCCGACCAGCAGCAGACCCTCATCCTCGTCCGCGTCTCCCCCACCGAAACCTTCCTCTGGGACGGCCAGGACCTCAAACGCCGCATCGACTTCGCCAGCCTCGGCCTCGACCTCTGCCTCACCCGTGCCGAAATCGAGATGGAGCTCCGCCGCTCCATTTTCAGCGAGATCACCGTCGAGGCTCTCAAGACCACCATCATCCTCAATGCGCGCACGCTCATGGAGAAAGATGCCGACTTCGCCAAATTCGCCGGCCGCATGCTCCTCACCTACATCTATGAAGAGGTGCTCGGCTGGAGCATCGTGGACCACGGCATCGACCAGCTCGCCAATTTCCACCGCCGCGGCTTCCGCAAAAACCTCGCCCGTGGCATCGAGATCGAGCGCCTCCACCCCCAGCTCCTCAAGTACGACCTCGACAAGATCGCCGACGCTCTCGACCCCGCCGCCGACCTCGACTTCGACTTCCTCGGCATCCAGACCCTCTATGACCGCTACCTGATCGTGGACAAGAAGGTCAAGCCCTCCAAGCGCCTCGAAACCCCCCAGCTCTTCTGGATGCGCGTCGCCATGGGCCTCTGCGTGCAGGAAAAGGAAAACGCCGAGGAAAAGATCATCGCCCTCTACCGCCTCTACAAAGGCCGCCGCTTCTGCTCCAGCACGCCCACGCTCTTCAACAGCGGCACCATGCACAGCCAGCTCTCCTCCTGCTATCTCTACAAGGTGGACGACAGCATCGAGTCCATCATGCAGCGCGGCATCGCCGACAATGCCTACCTCTCCAAGTGGGCCGGCGGCCTCGGCGGCTCCTGGACCGCCGTGCGCGGCACCGGCGGCTACATCAAAGGCACCAATGGCGAAAGCCAGGGCGTCATCCCCTTCCTCAAGCTGCACAATGACCAGCTCATCGCCGTCAATCAGGGCGGCAAGCGCCGTGGCTCCGGCTGCGCCTACCTCGAAATCTGGCACAACGACATCGAAGACTTCCTCCAGCTTCGCGTAAACACCGGCGACGAACGCCGCCGCACCCACGATCTCAACACCGCCAACTGGATCCCCGACCTCTTCATGAAGCGCATGGAGAACCGCCAGAAATGGACGCTCTTCCGCGCCAACGAAACCCCGGACCTGCACGACCTCTACGGCAGCGCCTTTGAAAAGCGCTACGCCGAATACGAAGAGATGGCCGCCAAGGGTCAGATCTTTGGCCGCACCATCGAGGCGCTCGACCTGTGGAAAAAGATGCTCAAGGCCATCTTCGAAACCGGCCACCCCTGGATCACCTTCAAAGATCCCTGCAACGTCCGCAGCCCGCAGGACCACGTCGGCGTCATCCACAGCTCCAATCTCTGCACCGAGATCACGCTCAACACCAGCTTCGAAGAGACCGCCGTCTGCAACCTCGGCTCCGTCCTCATCGACAATCACCTCGACGACAACGGCAACATCGACCACTCCAAGCTCCGCGAGACCATCCGCGTCGCCGTGCGCATGCTCGACAACGTCATCGACATCAACTACTACCCCACCCCGGCCGCCCAGACCGCCAACAGCCGCCACCGCCCTATCGGCCTCGGCGTCATGGGCCTCGGCTACGCCCTCTACCGCAAAGGCCTGCCCTTCGCCTCCAAGGAAGCCGTCGAGTTCAATGACGAATTCATGGAAGCCGTCGCCTACTACGCCTACGAGGCCAGCAGCGACCTCGCCGGCGAGAAAGGCACCTACTCCACCTACAAAGGCAGCAAGTGGGACCGCGGCCTCCTCCCGCAGGACACCGTCGATCTCCTCGCCAAAGAGCGCGGCGTAGATGTGGAAGTGCCGCGCGGCGGCAAGATGGACTGGTCCGGCCTGCGCGCCAAGATCGCCAAAAACGGCATGCGCAACAGCAACGTCCTCGCCATCGCCCCCACCGCCACCATCTCCAACATCATGGGCTCCAGCCCCTGCATCGAGCCACTCTTCACCAACTTCTACACCAAGAGCAATCTCTCCGGCGACTTCATGGTGCTCAACCCCTACCTGGTGAAAGACCTCAAGAAGCGCGGCCTCTGGAACCCCGAGATCCAGGCCAAGATCAAGTACACCGACGGCGAACTCGAAAGCATCGAGGAAATCCCGCTCGATCTGAAGCGCAAATACGCCACCGCCTTCGGCATCGACTGGGCCTGGCTCATCGACGC